The Pseudoxanthomonas sp. genome segment TGCGGGTCGGCGACCGGGCGATCGATACGTGGACCGACGCGTCGATGGTGCTGACCAAGGCCGCCATCGACCGCGACGACGTGCCGCTGGACGTCGAAACCGCAGACGGTTCGACGGTGACCCGCACCCTGCCGCTGTCCCGGCTGCCTGCAGATTTCGACCAGGAGAACGCGACCGGTGTGATGGGACTGACCTGGCAGTACGCGATCATGCCGGCGGTGATCGGCAAGGTCACGCCCGACTCGGCCGCCGATGGCGTGCTGAAGGTCGGCGATACGGTGACGGCCGTGGACGGCCAGCGCGTACATGGCTTCGACGACATCGCCCGCCAGGTCGATGCGCTGGGCAAGCGCGGTGGCGCGGCCATGGTCGAGGTGGATCGCGAAGGCCAGCGGCTGGCGTTCGAGCTGACCCCGCGCTGGACCAGGCACCCCGAGGCCGGCAAGGGTCATTACTGGGCCCTGGGCCTGGCTCCCCCCGAGAAGGTGCAGATGCCGGCCTACGACGCCCGGCTGCATTTCGGCCCCCTGGCGGCCGTACCGGCCGCCCTGCGCGAGACCGGCAAGCTGACGGCGGACTCGCTGGGCATGATCCGCCGCATGCTGACCGGCGACGCCTCGCTGAAGAACGTGTCCGGCCCGATCACCATCGCCCAGGTCGCCAATGTTTCGGCCCAGCGGGGGCCGGACTGGTTCCTCTGGTTCCTGGCGGCCATGTCGCTGAGCCTGGCCATCATCAACCTGCTGCCGATCCCCGTCTTGGACGGCGGCCACCTGCTGTATTACCTTATTGAATTGGTCAAGGGCAGCCCCTTGAGCGAACGCCACATGGTGGCCGGACAATACGTGGGCCTGGCGGCACTGGCGGGCCTGATGGGACTGGCGTTCTACAACGACATCCTGCGTCTGATGACGCGTCTGGTGACCTGATGCCCCTGAACTTCCACGGGCCGGCCCGCTCCAAGGTGGCCGCTCCTCCCCTTGCTGCACCCCGGACCGCCGCCCTGCAGTCCACTCCTGCGCCGCAGGAACCACTCCAACCGGACGTAATGATGACGCGACTGCCTTCCCGCCGCCTGCTTGCCCTCGCCCTGGCTTCGGCCATCGCCATGCCGGCACTGGCCCAGACGACGGAACCCGCTGCCGCGCCCGTGGCCGCCGCGCCGCTGAGCAACGCCTCGTTCACCGCGACCGACATCCGCATCGATGGCCTGCAGCGCATCTCGACCGGCACCGCGCTGACCTACCTGCCGATCGAACGCGGCGACGTGGTCACCCCGACGAATGTCGCCGAATCGATCCGCGCGCTGTACAAGACCGGCTTCTTCGAGGACGTGAAGCTCGACCGCCAGGGCGACATCCTGGTCGTCACCGTCACCGAGCGCCCGGCGATCAACAAGCTGACGCTGACCGGCAACAAGGACATCAAGACCGAAGACCTGATGACCGGCCTGAAGGACATCGGCCTGGCCGAGGGCGAAACCTTCGACCGCCTGAGCCTGGACCGGGTGACGCAGGAACTGGTCCGCCAGTACAACAACCGCGGCAAGTACAACGTCGAGATCACGCCCACCGTCAGCCCGCTGGACCGCAACCGCGTGGACGTGGCCATCGCGGTGAAGGAAGGCAAGGCCGCCAAGATCAAGCACGTCAACGTCGTCGGCGCCGAGAAGTTCGAGACCGAGGACCTGCTGGAGAACTGGGAATCCAAGGAAACCAGCTGGCTGTCGTGGTACCGCCGCGACGATCAGTACTCCAAAGAGAAGCTGTCCGGCGACATGGAGCGCCTGAATTCCTGGTACCTGGACCGCGGCTACGTGGACTTCAACATCGACTCCACGCAGGTGTCGATCAGTCCCGACAAGCGCGACATGTTCATCACCGCCGGCATCACCGAAGGCGAGCAGTACAAGATCTCCGACGTGAAGGTCACCGGCGACACGGTGCTGCCGAAGGAAGAGATCGAGAAGCTGGTGATCGTCAAGCCGGAGCAGACGTTCTCGCGCGTCCTGCTGGAGATGACGGCCGACTCCATCACCGCCACGCTGGGCAACATCGGCCACGCGTTCGCGCAGGTCAATCCCATTCCGACCGTCGACCGCGAGAACCGCACCGTCGCGATCAACCTGCAGGTGGTGCCGGGTCCGCGCGTCAACGTGCGCCGCATCGTGTTCAAGGGCAACACCCGCACCTCCGACGAAGTCCTGCGTCGCGAGATGCGCCAGTTCGAGGGCAGCTGGTTCTCGCAGGTCGCCGTGGACCGTTCGCGCGTGCGCCTGCGCCGGCTCGGCTACTTCGAGACGGTCGACGTGGAGACCAATCCGGTCCCCGGCACCAACGACCAGGTCGACGTGGTCTTCAACGTCAAGGAAACCACGTCGGGCAGCTTCGTGTTCGGCCTGGGCTACTCGCAGCTGTCCGGCCTGACCACGTCCATCCAGCTGTCGCAGAACAACTTCCTGGGCGGCGGCAACCGCGTGTCGGTCGAAGCGCAGCGCAGCGACTACCTGCAGCGCTACTCGTTCTCGTACACCAACCCGTTCTTCACCGACGAAGGCATGTCGCTGGGCTACAACCTGTGGTGGCGCGAGTTCGACTACTCGGACTTCAACACCGCCCAGTACTCCACCACCAGCGCGGCCGCGCAGGGCATCCTGGGCCTGCCGATCACCGAGAACGACACCGTCTCGCTGCTGTTCGGCATCGACAGCAACGAGATCCTGACCTTCGGCGGCTCCACGCCGCAGACGATCATCGATTACATCGATGCGGTCGGCCAGCGCACCTTCCACGCCTGGCGTGCCGAAGTGGGCTGGGCGCGCGACACGCGCAACGACTACTTCATGCCCACGGGCGGCACCTACCAGCGCGTGTCCGCCGAAGTCGCGCTGCCGGGATCCACGGTCCAGTACTACAAGCTCAACTACGAGTTCTCCAAGTACTGGTCGCTCAGCCCGGCCTTCGTGCTGAACACCCGCGCCGAACTCGGCTATGGCGACAGCTACGGCGACGACCTCTACCGCTACATCTGCGTCGTGAACGGATCGGACCCGCAGATCCCCGGCCAGCCGAACACTGGCACACCATCGGCCGACGGCACCTGTGCCGATGGCGGTACCCTGCAGCGGACGCTGGTGGCCACCGGCCTGCCGTTCTTCGAGAACTTCTACGCCGGCGGCACGCGCTCGGTGCGCGGCTTCCGCGACAACACGCTGGGCCCGCGCTCGGAGGTCATCTCCGGCTTCCGTGGCCAACCGCTTGGCGGCTCGCTGAAGACCACCGGCTCGGTGGAGCTGATCTTCCCGAAGCTGTTCGATTCCAATGCGGCGCGCGTGTCGGCGTTCTTCGACTTCGGCAACGTGTTCGACGGCGTGGACAACTTCGACGCCGGCGAGCTGCGCGCATCCGCAGGCGTGGCGCTGCTGTGGCGCGCGCCGGTCGGCCCGATCTCGATCAGCTACGCCTTCCCGCTGAGGAAGGAAGACGAGGACGAGGTGGAACGCCTGCAGTTCACCTTCGGCGGCGGCTTCTGACCGCAGCGCAGGGCGATCCGGATGGCACGAAGGGGGGCGAAAGCCCCCTTTCTGCTGTCCACCATACGCCCCCGTGGAAGCGGTTCTGCGGCGGCAGGGGCTAAACTACGCGCCTGATGACCGCCCCCTCCTTCACCTCCGGCGAACTCGCCGACCGCTTCGGCCTGGCCCTGCGCGGCGACGGCGACCTGCGCATCGACGGCGTGGCCACGCTGGCGCGCGCCCTGCCGGGGCAGCTCGCCTTCCTCGCCAACAGCCGCTATCGCGCGCAGCTCGCTGACAGCCGCGCCAGTCTGGTGGTGCTGCGTGCCGAGGATGCCGCGGAAGCGACCGGGGCCGTGCTGATCGCGAAGGATCCGTACACCGCCTTCGCCAAGATGGCGGCGCTGTTCGAACGCAAGCCCACCCGCGACGCCGGCATTCATCCGAGCGCCGTCATCGATCCGACAGCCCGCATTGCCCCGGGCGCGCATGTCGGCCCGTTCGTCGTGGTCGGCGCACGCAGCGTGATCGGCGAAGGCAGCGCGATCGGCCCGGGCTGCGTGATCGGCGACGACTGCATGGTCGGCGACGGCTGCGAACTGGTCGCCCGCGTCACCCTGGTCACGCGCGTGCGCCTGGGCCAGCGCGTGCTGGTCCATCCCGGCGCGGTGATCGGCGCCGACGGTTTCGGCCTGGCGATGGACAGCGGGCACTGGATCAAGGTGCCGCAGCTGGGCGGCGTGGTGATCGGCGACGATTGCGAGATCGGCGCCAACACCACCATCGATCGCGGCGCGCTCGATGACACCGTGCTGGAAGAGGACGTTCGCCTCGACAACCAGATCCAGATCGGCCACAACGTCCGCATCGGCGCGCACACGGCGATGGCCGGCTGCAGCGCCGCCGCCGGCAGCGCGCGCATCGGCCGCTACTGCCTGATCGGCGGCGCCGCCGGCGTGCTCGGCCACCTGGAGATCTGCGACCGCGTGGTGGTCACCGCCATGTCGCTGGTGACCAGCTCGATCACCGAGCCCGGCGAGTATTCCAGCGGCACGCCGCTGACCGACAACCGTACCTGGCGCAAGAACGCCGCCCGCTTCAAGCAACTGGACGCCTTGGCACGACGCGTGCTGGCGGCCGACAAGGAAACCCGATGACCCTGGACCTGCAACTGCCCGTCGACGCGGCCACGATCCGCAAGCTGCTGCCGCACCGCTATCCGTTCCTGCTGGTGGACCGGGTGGTGGAATTCGAGAAGGACAAGCGCGTCCTGGCCTACAAGAACATCACCCAGAACGAACCGTTCTTCACCGGCCATTTCCCGGACCGTCCGATCATGCCGGGCGTGCTGATCATCGAAGCGCTGGCGCAGGCGGGCGGCCTGTTGACCCAGCTCTCGCACCAGGGCGACACGGCGGGACGCATGTTCTACATGGTGAAGGTGGAGAACGCGCGCTTCACCCGCATGGTCGTGCCGGGCGACCGCCTGGACCTGGACGTCACCCTGAAGCGCCTGATCCGCAACATGGCCTTCTACACCGGCGTGGCCTCGGTCAACGGCGAACAGGTCGCCTGCGCCGACGTGCTGTGCGCCGAGGACACCCGCTGAGATGAGCGCCCCCACCGCCATCCATCCCAGCGCGGTCGTCGACCCCGGTGCGGTGCTGGGCGAAGGCGTGCGCATCGGTCCGTTCGCCTACGTCGGTCCCGACGTCGAGATCGGCGACGGCACGGTGATCGGGCCGCACTGCACGGTCACCGGCCCCACCCGCATCGGCCGCGACAACGTGTTCACCGGTCACGCCGCCATCGGTGGCGATCCGCAGGACAAGAAGTTCAAGGGCGAGCGCGTCGAGCTGGTGATCGGCGACCGCAACCAGGTACGCGAGTTCGTCACGCTCAACCGCGGTACCGGGACCGGCGGCGGCATCACCCGCATCGGTAGCGACAACATGCTGCTCGCGTACACGCACGTGGCGCACGACTGCATCGTCGGCAACCACTGCGTGTTCTCCAACAACTCGACGCTGGCGGGCCACGTCACCATCGAGGACTGGGTGATCATGAGCGGCTTCGCCGGCGTGCACCAGTTCTGCCGCGTCGGCGCACACGCCTTCATCGGCATGGGCGTGCTGCTGAGCGGCGACGTACCCCCGTTCACCATGGTCGCGGGCGACGCCGCCGGCCGGCCGCGCGGCATCAACAGCGAAGGCCTCAAGCGGCGTGGGTTCGATGCCGACCGCATCGCCGCCATCAAGCGCGCCTACCGCACGCTGTACGTCGCCGGCCTGCCGCTGGCCGAAGCCAAACAACAGCTCGCCGAACAGGCCCAGGCCAGCGACGACGTGAAAGCGCTGCTGCAGTTCATCGAAAGCGGCGAACGGCCGTTGCAGCGGTGAGTGCCGGGAATCGGGAGTCGGGAATCGGGATTGGGCAGGCCGGCTCTCCGTCGGCGCTCCTCGCCTCCTCCCTCACTCATTCCCCCTTCCCGATTCCCGCCACGCGTGGTGTACGCATCGCGCTGTGCGCCGGCGAGGCCTCCGGTGATGGCCTCGGCGCAGGAGTGATGGCTGCGCTGCGTGCGCGCTTTCCGAACGCCGAATTCGTCGGTATCGGCGGCGATGCGATGCGTGCTGCCGGCTGCGACACCTGGTTCGACGCGAACGAACTGGCCGTGATGGGCCTGGCCGAAGTACTGCGCCACCTGCCGCGGCTGCTGCGCCTGCGCAAGGACTTCCGGCAGCGCGTGCTGGACTGGAAGCCCGATGTCTACGTCGGCATCGATGCACCCGACTTCAACCTCGGCGTCGAGCGCTGGCTGAAGGAGCGCGGCGTGCGCACGGTCCACTATGTCAGCCCGTCCGTCTGGGCGTGGCGCGAACAGCGTGCCGCGAAGATCGGCCGGAGCGCCGACCGCGTGCTCTGCCTGTTCCCGATGGAGCCGCCGATCTACGCGAAGCACGGCGTGGATGCGCGCTTCGTCGGCCATCCGATGGCGGACGAGATCCCGCTGCAGCCGGACCGGGCCGCCGCGCGTGCCGCACTCGGGCTGCCCGCGGACGCGCCGGTGCTGGCCGTGCTGCCTGGCAGCCGGCTCGGCGAGATCGGACGGCTGGCGCCGGCCTTCTTCGACGCCGCGTGCCTGGTCGCCACGCAGGTTCCCGGGCTGCAGATCGTCGTGCCGGCCGCCAATGCCGCCTGCCGGCAGGCGCTGGAGGCGCAGTTCGCCGCACATGGCGCCGACGCCGCGTGGCGCCTGCTCGACGGCCGCGCACGCGACGCGATGATCGCCAGCGATGCCGTCCTGCTCGCCTCCGGCACGGCCACGCTGGAAGCCATGCTGTGCAAGCGCCCGATGGTGGTGGGCTACCGCATCGCGCCGCTGACGTACCGCATCGTCAAGGGCCTGGGGATGCTGAAGGTGGAGCGTTACGCGCTGCCGAACGTGCTGGCGGGCGAGGACATCGCGCCCGAGCTGATGCAGGACGACTGCACGCCGGACAAACTGTCTTCAGCCGTCCTGCGCTGGTTCCGCGAACCGGAGGCCGTCGCCGGCCTTCAGCCCGTCTATCAGCGGCTGCATGCGCAGCTGCGCCAGGACGCCTCGGCGAGCGCGGCCGCGGCAGTCGCGGAGTTGATCGTTCCCCCTGTAGGAGCGACGTAAGTCGCGACCGAGAACCCTGCCTGCCGTGAAGTCATCACCGTCCGCCAGACAACGCTCTTCGTCACCCGTTCACGCCAAGGGACGAGCTTCCGTGGTTGTCATTTGCACGGTCGCGACTTACGTCGCTCCTACAGAGGGCACTGTGCGATGACGTCGGCCTCGCTGTTCCCGATGCCCGTCGTCCGCCTCATCGCCGGCGTGGACGAGGCTGGTCGCGGCCCGCTGGCCGGACCGGTCGCCGTCGCGGCGGTCATCCTGGACGACGCACGTCCGATCGCGGGCCTGAACGACTCCAAGCAACTCAGCGAGGCGAAGCGCGAGGCGCTGTTCCCGCTGATCCAGCAACGCGCCCTCGCCTGGCGCGTGGTGTTCGTCGAACCGGACGAGATCGACCGGCTCAATATCCTGCAGGCGACCCTGGAAGGCATGCGTCGCGCGGTCATGGCGTTGCAGCCGTTCCCCGAACTGGTCCGCATCGACGGCAACCGCGCGCCGAAGGGCCTGAACTGCATGGCCGAGACGCTGGTCGGCGGCGACGCCATCGAACCGGCGATCATGGCGGCGTCGATCCTGGCCAAAGTGTCGCGCGACCGCCTGATGGTGCAGCTGCACGCGACGTTTCCGCAGTACGGCTTCGACGTGCACAAGGGCTATCCGACGCCTGCGCACCTGTCGGCACTGTCGCGGCACGGACCGTGCGCGCATCACCGCCGCAGCTTCGCGCCCGTGCGCGACGCACTCGCCGGGCGCTGACACACAGGCATTCACGCGCGTGACCATCGGCACGGTGCCCATGGTCACGATGGCTTCCAGCAGGCGCACGCGTCTCCGCGCAAGGGCACGATGACCCTGCATCCCGCGCTCCACCACGCCCGGGAGCCCTCTTCCCCCACGAGGTGCGCCATGAGCCTGTTGAATCCTGTTGCCACGTCCACCACCCCGCTGCTCGCCGTCGACGACACGCGCGTGCAGCTGCTGCGCAGCCTGCTGGCCGACTGCGACTGGTCGCCGCCGGCCATCCTGCGCGGTCGCCTGCAGCAGGCCATGGCGCTGCTGCGCGAGCCCGGCGTCTCGCTGGACGAAGCCACCTGGCTGCTGGTCGCCGACGAGACCGCGCGCTATCTGGATTTCCGCCGCCTGCGCAGCCTCGAAGCGCAGCTGCGCGGATGCGCGTACGAGGCGCTGCATTACACCCGCGCCGACTGGGAGGCCGCGCGCAACGCCGAAGCCGCGCTGGAATCGCACCTGCGGCAGGTGCGCTTCAGCAGCTATGCGCCGGAACCGGTGCCGATGTTCCGCATCCACTGAATCAGGTGCGGCGCGTGGCGCCGCGCTACCCCCATCCCGAGCCCTCGGGTTTCCCCTGGGCCGCCTTTCCCCGGGCGGCCTTTTTTTGTCCGGACGGGCCCGTTCCGCGACGCCGGAATGTCAAGCCTTGCCCCTCCCCACCCCCGCCGGTACGCTGCCCCGTCAGTATCCCGGACCGGCATGTCTTCGCGTTTCGTCCACCTCCACCTGCACACCGAGTTCTCGCTCGCGGATTCGATCATCCGCGTGCCCGAGAAGCCGGACCATGCCGACCCGAAAAAGGCCAAGCAGGCCAACCTGCTGAGCCGGGCGGTGGAACTGGGCATGCCCGCACTGGCGGTGACCGACCGCAACAACCTGTTCGCGCTGGTGAAGTTCTACAAGGCCGCCGAGGGCGTGGGCATCAAGCCCATCGCCGGCGCCGATGTGATGGTGGCCGACGGCAGCGACGCGCCCTGGCCGGTGACGTTGCTCTGCCGCGACCGCGACGGCTACCTGTCGCTGTCGCGCCTGCTGTCGCGCGCCTGGATGGAAGGCCATCGCACCGACGGCGTCGCCATCGACCCCGAGTGGCTGCGCGCCGACCACCAGGGCCTGTTCGCCATCATGGGCCGGCAGAGCCTGGCCGGACGGCTGGCGCTGACCGGGCGCCATGATCTGGCCGAACAGCACCTCGCCGACTGGCAGCGCGCCTTCGGCGACGACCTGCACCTGGAGCTGACGCGCACGCAGCGCGACGGCGAGGAAGCCTTCAATGCCTTCGCCCTGCATGCCGCCGGTACGCGCGGCCTGCCGGTGATCGCCAGCAACGACGTGCGCTTCCTGTCGCCGGACGATTTCGACGCGCACGAAGCCCGCGTATGCATCGCCTCCGGACGCGTGCTGGACGATCCCAAGCGTCCGCGCGAGTACAGCGCCGAGCAGTACATGAAGTCGGCCGAGCAGATGGCCGAGCTGTTCGCCGACGTGCCCGACGCGCTGGACAACACCGTGGCGCTGGCGCAGCGCTGCAACATCGAGATGCGGCTGGGCACCTACTTCCTGCCCGCGTATCCGGTGCCGGACGACGAAACGCTGGACAGCTGGATCCGTCGCCAGTCGCACGACGGGTTGAAGGCCCGCCTGGAGAAGAATCCGCTGGCGCCCGGCCACACGCGCGAGGATTACGAAAAGCGGCTCGACTTCGAGCTGGACACCATCTGCAAGATGGGCTTCCCCGGCTACTTCCTGATCGTGGCCGACTTCATCCAGTGGGGAAAGAACCACGGCATCCCCATCGGTCCGGGCCGTGGCTCCGGTGCGGGTTCGCTGGTGGCGTGGGCGCTGCAGATCACCGACCTGGACCCGCTGCCGTACGGCCTGCTGTTCGAGCGCTTCCTCAATCCGGAACGCGTGTCGATGCCCGACTTCGACATCGACTTCTGCATGGACCGCCGCGATGAAGTCATCGACTACGTTGCGCGCAAGTACGGCCGCGACCGCGTCAGCCAGATCATCACCTACGGCACGATGGCGGCGAAGGCGGTGGTGCGCGACGCCGGCCGCGTGCTCGGCTTCCCCTACGGCCTGGTCGACAGCGTCGCCAAGCTCATCCCCAACATCCTGGGCGTGTCGCTGAAGGACGCGATGGGCGAAGGCAGCAGCGAGGCCGCCTCGCAGGAACTGATCGACCGCTACCGCGACGAGGACGACGTCCGCGACCTGATCGACCTGGCGCGCCAGCTGGAAGACCTCACCCGCAATGCCGGCAAGCACGCCGGCGGCGTGGTGATCGCGCCCTCGCCGCTGTCGGACTTCTGCCCGCTGTTCGCCGAACACGACGAAGGCGGGCGCGGCAAGAACCCGGTCACCCAGTTCGACAAGGACGACGTGGAAGCCGTCGGCCTGGTGAAGTTCGACTTCCTGGGCCTGCGTACTCTCACCATCATCGACTGGGCGGTGAAGGCGATCAACGAACGCCACGCCCGCGCCGGCGTGCCGCCGGTCGACATCACCACCATTCCGCTGGACGACGCCAGCGTGTATCGCGACGTGTTCGCCAACGGCAACACCGGCTCGGTGTTCCAGTTCGAATCCACCGGCATGCGGCGTGCACTGAAGGAAGCCAAGCCCGACCGCTTCGAGGACCTGATCGCGCTGAACGCGCTGTACCGTCCCGGCCCGATGGACATGATCCCGTCGTTCGTCGAGCGCAAGCACGGTCGCGAGGAATTCGAGTATCCCGACCCGCGCACGCGGACCATGCTGGAAGAGACCTACGGCATCATGGTCTACCAGGAGCAGGTCATGCAGATGGCGCAGATCGTCGGCGGCTACTCGCTGGGCGGCGCCGACCTGCTGCGCCGCGCGATGGGCAAGAAGGTGCCGGCCGAGATGGCCAAGCACCGCGAGATCT includes the following:
- the lpxA gene encoding acyl-ACP--UDP-N-acetylglucosamine O-acyltransferase, which gives rise to MSAPTAIHPSAVVDPGAVLGEGVRIGPFAYVGPDVEIGDGTVIGPHCTVTGPTRIGRDNVFTGHAAIGGDPQDKKFKGERVELVIGDRNQVREFVTLNRGTGTGGGITRIGSDNMLLAYTHVAHDCIVGNHCVFSNNSTLAGHVTIEDWVIMSGFAGVHQFCRVGAHAFIGMGVLLSGDVPPFTMVAGDAAGRPRGINSEGLKRRGFDADRIAAIKRAYRTLYVAGLPLAEAKQQLAEQAQASDDVKALLQFIESGERPLQR
- the rnhB gene encoding ribonuclease HII gives rise to the protein MTSASLFPMPVVRLIAGVDEAGRGPLAGPVAVAAVILDDARPIAGLNDSKQLSEAKREALFPLIQQRALAWRVVFVEPDEIDRLNILQATLEGMRRAVMALQPFPELVRIDGNRAPKGLNCMAETLVGGDAIEPAIMAASILAKVSRDRLMVQLHATFPQYGFDVHKGYPTPAHLSALSRHGPCAHHRRSFAPVRDALAGR
- the bamA gene encoding outer membrane protein assembly factor BamA, with protein sequence MTRLPSRRLLALALASAIAMPALAQTTEPAAAPVAAAPLSNASFTATDIRIDGLQRISTGTALTYLPIERGDVVTPTNVAESIRALYKTGFFEDVKLDRQGDILVVTVTERPAINKLTLTGNKDIKTEDLMTGLKDIGLAEGETFDRLSLDRVTQELVRQYNNRGKYNVEITPTVSPLDRNRVDVAIAVKEGKAAKIKHVNVVGAEKFETEDLLENWESKETSWLSWYRRDDQYSKEKLSGDMERLNSWYLDRGYVDFNIDSTQVSISPDKRDMFITAGITEGEQYKISDVKVTGDTVLPKEEIEKLVIVKPEQTFSRVLLEMTADSITATLGNIGHAFAQVNPIPTVDRENRTVAINLQVVPGPRVNVRRIVFKGNTRTSDEVLRREMRQFEGSWFSQVAVDRSRVRLRRLGYFETVDVETNPVPGTNDQVDVVFNVKETTSGSFVFGLGYSQLSGLTTSIQLSQNNFLGGGNRVSVEAQRSDYLQRYSFSYTNPFFTDEGMSLGYNLWWREFDYSDFNTAQYSTTSAAAQGILGLPITENDTVSLLFGIDSNEILTFGGSTPQTIIDYIDAVGQRTFHAWRAEVGWARDTRNDYFMPTGGTYQRVSAEVALPGSTVQYYKLNYEFSKYWSLSPAFVLNTRAELGYGDSYGDDLYRYICVVNGSDPQIPGQPNTGTPSADGTCADGGTLQRTLVATGLPFFENFYAGGTRSVRGFRDNTLGPRSEVISGFRGQPLGGSLKTTGSVELIFPKLFDSNAARVSAFFDFGNVFDGVDNFDAGELRASAGVALLWRAPVGPISISYAFPLRKEDEDEVERLQFTFGGGF
- the lpxB gene encoding lipid-A-disaccharide synthase: MSAGNRESGIGIGQAGSPSALLASSLTHSPFPIPATRGVRIALCAGEASGDGLGAGVMAALRARFPNAEFVGIGGDAMRAAGCDTWFDANELAVMGLAEVLRHLPRLLRLRKDFRQRVLDWKPDVYVGIDAPDFNLGVERWLKERGVRTVHYVSPSVWAWREQRAAKIGRSADRVLCLFPMEPPIYAKHGVDARFVGHPMADEIPLQPDRAAARAALGLPADAPVLAVLPGSRLGEIGRLAPAFFDAACLVATQVPGLQIVVPAANAACRQALEAQFAAHGADAAWRLLDGRARDAMIASDAVLLASGTATLEAMLCKRPMVVGYRIAPLTYRIVKGLGMLKVERYALPNVLAGEDIAPELMQDDCTPDKLSSAVLRWFREPEAVAGLQPVYQRLHAQLRQDASASAAAAVAELIVPPVGAT
- the rseP gene encoding RIP metalloprotease RseP yields the protein MSEVLGSIWWMIVALGVLVTFHEFGHYWVARRCGVKVLRFSVGFGKPLWSRRDRHGTEFAVAAIPLGGYVKMLDEAEGDVPAAQLDQAFNRKSVWQRIAVVAAGPLANVLLCVILLWAMFVIGKQDYSATLGSVSGIAADAGFQRGDRIVRVGDRAIDTWTDASMVLTKAAIDRDDVPLDVETADGSTVTRTLPLSRLPADFDQENATGVMGLTWQYAIMPAVIGKVTPDSAADGVLKVGDTVTAVDGQRVHGFDDIARQVDALGKRGGAAMVEVDREGQRLAFELTPRWTRHPEAGKGHYWALGLAPPEKVQMPAYDARLHFGPLAAVPAALRETGKLTADSLGMIRRMLTGDASLKNVSGPITIAQVANVSAQRGPDWFLWFLAAMSLSLAIINLLPIPVLDGGHLLYYLIELVKGSPLSERHMVAGQYVGLAALAGLMGLAFYNDILRLMTRLVT
- the lpxD gene encoding UDP-3-O-(3-hydroxymyristoyl)glucosamine N-acyltransferase; this encodes MTAPSFTSGELADRFGLALRGDGDLRIDGVATLARALPGQLAFLANSRYRAQLADSRASLVVLRAEDAAEATGAVLIAKDPYTAFAKMAALFERKPTRDAGIHPSAVIDPTARIAPGAHVGPFVVVGARSVIGEGSAIGPGCVIGDDCMVGDGCELVARVTLVTRVRLGQRVLVHPGAVIGADGFGLAMDSGHWIKVPQLGGVVIGDDCEIGANTTIDRGALDDTVLEEDVRLDNQIQIGHNVRIGAHTAMAGCSAAAGSARIGRYCLIGGAAGVLGHLEICDRVVVTAMSLVTSSITEPGEYSSGTPLTDNRTWRKNAARFKQLDALARRVLAADKETR
- the dnaE gene encoding DNA polymerase III subunit alpha; this translates as MSSRFVHLHLHTEFSLADSIIRVPEKPDHADPKKAKQANLLSRAVELGMPALAVTDRNNLFALVKFYKAAEGVGIKPIAGADVMVADGSDAPWPVTLLCRDRDGYLSLSRLLSRAWMEGHRTDGVAIDPEWLRADHQGLFAIMGRQSLAGRLALTGRHDLAEQHLADWQRAFGDDLHLELTRTQRDGEEAFNAFALHAAGTRGLPVIASNDVRFLSPDDFDAHEARVCIASGRVLDDPKRPREYSAEQYMKSAEQMAELFADVPDALDNTVALAQRCNIEMRLGTYFLPAYPVPDDETLDSWIRRQSHDGLKARLEKNPLAPGHTREDYEKRLDFELDTICKMGFPGYFLIVADFIQWGKNHGIPIGPGRGSGAGSLVAWALQITDLDPLPYGLLFERFLNPERVSMPDFDIDFCMDRRDEVIDYVARKYGRDRVSQIITYGTMAAKAVVRDAGRVLGFPYGLVDSVAKLIPNILGVSLKDAMGEGSSEAASQELIDRYRDEDDVRDLIDLARQLEDLTRNAGKHAGGVVIAPSPLSDFCPLFAEHDEGGRGKNPVTQFDKDDVEAVGLVKFDFLGLRTLTIIDWAVKAINERHARAGVPPVDITTIPLDDASVYRDVFANGNTGSVFQFESTGMRRALKEAKPDRFEDLIALNALYRPGPMDMIPSFVERKHGREEFEYPDPRTRTMLEETYGIMVYQEQVMQMAQIVGGYSLGGADLLRRAMGKKVPAEMAKHREIFRGGAAKGGVDERKADEIFDLMEKFAGYGFNKSHAAAYSLVAYQTAWLKKHYPAEFMAATLSSDMDKTEKVVGFLDEARGLGLNVMPPDVNHSDFMFVATDANSIRYGLGAVKGVGQGVCESIVEARRQGGEFRDLFDFCKRVDSSKLNKRALEALINAGALDALGRNRASLALQLPEVLKAIDQISKNRNAGIVDMFGASSGGDDIHIELPVTDEWPLMQVLHGERETLGHYLSGHPMDPYRDDLRSLVGSDLSELDRIWSSSSGGDKKGWRPEVNAIVAGQVVGVRRKGDSQVFVQLEDGRGRIECSAFSDALAEFGALMTRDRVLVIKGGLREDEFSGGYSLRIRQVWDYAQLCQQHAHRLQLRLDLRVPGLWERVDALLSRHRPGGTPLRLDLLMSAGDAAIAGMLDLNGQKAVRVDVELLDALRAMPGVRAAKPAFQRPWAN
- the fabZ gene encoding 3-hydroxyacyl-ACP dehydratase FabZ, yielding MTLDLQLPVDAATIRKLLPHRYPFLLVDRVVEFEKDKRVLAYKNITQNEPFFTGHFPDRPIMPGVLIIEALAQAGGLLTQLSHQGDTAGRMFYMVKVENARFTRMVVPGDRLDLDVTLKRLIRNMAFYTGVASVNGEQVACADVLCAEDTR